A stretch of Spirosoma oryzicola DNA encodes these proteins:
- a CDS encoding GWxTD domain-containing protein: MRILSAILFIAFVSACSSSKKTQQDRATAAYEARTEARRNSPQSDSRPSAPATAAPIKLNDGPTTTPSSTPTAGPKQVGEWVVTSIKGKFLAVDTSSVRVYMNLTAKTPKGEPVLNPAEFVEHFQMAYVMYPDYNNRERLGYGTIPLSTQNVSREGDYLTLMFDVKRPKDAANAVLLTEITEMNTGTKARNDLSLRFKGGKLSDRFALFDKKGTMPQLRNYVNAGDTVIIRDVSGASKPLYGFRYRHDFEAASSPMNTSPKPAPKSLNVDSTLSITTNQPFIIPREGLYYFVEDTTAETGIGLVVSDKRFPKMTRPEKLIKPVLYMSTSSEFGELAQAQDTKKAFDRYWLGLMSGNEEVARKTLKAYFDRVEEANRLFTTYKEGWKTDKGMIYIVLGAPDRVQRNREREVWVYNRRANVSEVNFTFTKKPNQFVEDHYELVRYIEYQPIWYPIVEAWRTGAIRE; encoded by the coding sequence ATGCGTATTCTGTCAGCTATACTATTCATTGCATTCGTATCGGCCTGCTCAAGCAGCAAAAAGACGCAGCAGGACCGTGCCACTGCGGCTTACGAAGCGCGCACCGAAGCCCGGCGTAATTCGCCCCAAAGCGATTCGCGCCCGTCGGCACCCGCAACAGCAGCCCCTATCAAACTAAACGATGGTCCGACTACGACGCCTAGCTCAACACCAACGGCGGGGCCAAAACAGGTCGGAGAATGGGTTGTCACGTCCATAAAAGGTAAGTTTCTGGCAGTCGATACCAGTTCGGTTCGCGTGTACATGAACCTGACGGCAAAAACGCCAAAAGGAGAGCCGGTTTTGAACCCCGCTGAGTTTGTCGAGCATTTTCAAATGGCGTACGTCATGTATCCCGACTACAACAACCGCGAACGACTCGGTTATGGCACTATTCCACTGTCTACGCAAAACGTTAGTCGTGAAGGTGATTACCTGACATTGATGTTTGACGTTAAACGGCCTAAAGATGCCGCGAATGCTGTTCTGCTGACAGAAATTACGGAAATGAATACAGGGACGAAAGCGCGTAACGACCTGTCGCTGCGTTTTAAAGGCGGAAAACTCAGTGACCGTTTCGCCCTGTTCGATAAAAAGGGAACGATGCCACAACTGCGGAACTACGTCAACGCAGGTGATACGGTTATTATCCGCGATGTCAGCGGTGCCAGCAAGCCGCTTTACGGGTTTCGCTACCGGCACGATTTCGAGGCTGCTTCGTCGCCAATGAACACCTCGCCGAAACCAGCTCCTAAATCGCTGAACGTCGATTCAACCTTGAGCATTACTACGAACCAGCCGTTTATTATTCCGCGAGAAGGGCTTTATTACTTCGTGGAAGACACAACCGCCGAGACGGGTATTGGCCTGGTTGTCAGCGACAAACGATTCCCAAAAATGACTCGTCCCGAAAAACTCATCAAACCCGTGCTGTACATGAGTACCAGTAGTGAGTTTGGCGAGCTAGCTCAGGCGCAGGATACCAAAAAAGCGTTTGACCGCTATTGGCTCGGCCTGATGTCAGGAAATGAGGAAGTCGCCCGAAAAACGCTAAAAGCGTACTTTGACCGGGTTGAAGAAGCAAACCGCCTGTTCACCACGTACAAGGAAGGCTGGAAAACCGATAAAGGCATGATTTATATCGTACTTGGCGCTCCGGACCGTGTGCAACGGAACCGCGAACGCGAAGTGTGGGTTTATAATCGCCGGGCCAACGTCTCGGAAGTCAATTTTACATTTACGAAGAAACCGAATCAATTTGTCGAGGATCATTACGAACTGGTGCGCTACATTGAGTATCAGCCAATTTGGTACCCGATAGTCGAAGCATGGAGAACCGGCGCAATCCGCGAATAA
- the rlmB gene encoding 23S rRNA (guanosine(2251)-2'-O)-methyltransferase RlmB — MENRRNPRINRFNHRNNNAKPQFRPQPDEMVFGIQSVIETLRSEQQIDKLYMEKGLSNPDIQNLAFQNRVTIQRVPVEKLDRLTRKNHQGVVCLVAQVQYVKLSNVIADVYDRGETPFFLLLDRITDVRNFGGIARTAECTGVQCIVIPGRGAAAINSDAMKTSSGALNHISVCREPDLTETIKYLQDSGITVVACTEKSSRDLYERTTDLTGPLAIIMGSEEDGISPELLRMADNHVKIPLLGAVGSLNVSVATGVVLYEAVRQRSLAVPVQTEE, encoded by the coding sequence ATGGAGAACCGGCGCAATCCGCGAATAAATCGCTTTAATCATCGAAATAACAATGCCAAACCCCAATTTCGTCCGCAGCCCGACGAGATGGTGTTTGGCATTCAGTCTGTTATCGAAACCCTGCGTTCCGAGCAGCAGATCGATAAACTGTACATGGAAAAAGGGCTTAGTAACCCCGATATCCAGAACCTGGCATTTCAGAACCGCGTCACGATACAGCGTGTACCCGTCGAAAAGCTGGATCGGCTGACCCGGAAAAATCACCAGGGCGTCGTTTGTCTTGTCGCTCAGGTGCAGTACGTCAAGCTGTCCAACGTTATCGCTGATGTGTACGACCGGGGCGAAACGCCATTTTTTCTGCTTTTGGACCGCATCACGGACGTCAGAAACTTTGGTGGTATTGCGCGTACAGCCGAATGTACGGGCGTGCAGTGCATCGTCATTCCGGGACGTGGTGCCGCAGCGATCAACTCCGACGCGATGAAAACGTCGTCGGGTGCGCTCAACCACATCTCGGTTTGCCGCGAACCAGATTTGACCGAAACAATAAAATATTTGCAGGATTCGGGCATCACGGTTGTGGCTTGTACGGAAAAGTCGAGCCGGGATCTTTACGAGCGTACCACCGATCTAACCGGTCCGCTGGCTATTATCATGGGTTCGGAAGAGGACGGTATATCGCCCGAATTACTTCGCATGGCCGATAACCACGTCAAAATTCCGCTTCTTGGCGCAGTCGGCTCGTTGAATGTGTCGGTCGCAACTGGTGTCGTTTTGTACGAAGCTGTACGCCAGCGCAGCCTTGCCGTTCCAGTGCAGACCGAAGAATAG
- a CDS encoding c-type cytochrome, with protein MKKSFGFLFATAALALASLNVNAQAPTADIPADMNALMSKYTCIACHRPNQRLVGPAYADVAKKKYSNEEIVNLIYNPIPSHWPGYPPMAPMKQVPKEDAMKLAVWINSLDKSPAKKAGSTKAKSKKS; from the coding sequence ATGAAAAAATCGTTTGGCTTTCTTTTTGCTACGGCAGCCCTGGCCTTGGCTTCATTAAACGTCAATGCGCAGGCTCCGACCGCTGATATTCCAGCGGATATGAATGCCCTGATGAGCAAGTACACTTGTATTGCTTGCCATCGTCCTAACCAACGGTTAGTTGGCCCTGCTTACGCAGACGTAGCGAAGAAGAAGTATTCTAACGAGGAAATCGTTAACCTGATTTACAATCCAATACCAAGCCACTGGCCCGGTTACCCACCGATGGCTCCAATGAAACAGGTTCCGAAAGAAGATGCTATGAAACTAGCCGTCTGGATCAATTCGCTGGATAAGTCGCCAGCTAAAAAAGCTGGATCGACCAAAGCGAAAAGCAAAAAATCGTAA
- a CDS encoding class I SAM-dependent methyltransferase gives MSPLDRFSGHADLYAQYRIDYPQDLYDFILSSTDGRHMAWDCATGNGQVAGVLADTFEQVEATDISETQLILAVKKPNIRYQLSQAEQTPFANQTFDLITVAQALHWFNVKAFHTEVRRIAKPGATLAEWGYGLATLGADLDPLLIDFYRNQVGPYWDPQRVHIDKSYATLPFPFADVQHQGFTIRRTWSLDRFLNYLRTWSAVRQYIHENEEDPVTPFGEQLQSVWGDTERDVTFPVFLRLGRVR, from the coding sequence ATGTCCCCTCTCGACCGCTTCTCGGGCCACGCTGATCTGTACGCGCAGTACCGGATCGATTATCCGCAGGATCTTTACGATTTCATTCTTTCGTCAACGGACGGGCGTCATATGGCCTGGGATTGCGCTACGGGAAATGGGCAGGTCGCCGGTGTACTAGCCGATACTTTCGAGCAGGTCGAAGCCACCGATATCAGCGAAACGCAGTTGATACTCGCTGTCAAGAAACCGAATATCCGCTACCAGCTAAGTCAGGCGGAACAAACCCCCTTTGCCAACCAGACGTTTGATCTCATCACGGTAGCACAGGCCCTGCACTGGTTTAACGTGAAGGCGTTCCACACGGAGGTTCGACGCATTGCCAAACCGGGGGCGACGCTTGCTGAATGGGGCTATGGCCTGGCGACGCTTGGCGCTGACCTTGATCCGCTTCTGATTGATTTTTACCGAAATCAGGTTGGCCCTTATTGGGACCCACAACGTGTTCATATCGACAAGTCGTACGCAACGTTGCCGTTTCCCTTTGCGGATGTACAACACCAAGGATTTACCATCCGTAGAACCTGGTCACTGGATCGGTTTCTAAACTACTTGCGGACGTGGTCAGCCGTGCGTCAATACATCCACGAAAACGAAGAAGATCCCGTCACTCCGTTTGGCGAGCAATTACAGTCCGTTTGGGGCGATACTGAACGAGACGTTACTTTTCCTGTATTCCTACGACTCGGTCGTGTCCGCTAA
- a CDS encoding DUF5686 and carboxypeptidase-like regulatory domain-containing protein encodes MKSIEKLLILLLSCLLVVASQQANAQTIYTVTGLVTDARTGEPVPFASVALVGRRVGALTDEQGRYVIKAKLLSDSIAVSSLGYVTQRQFIDRERMSQAVDVKLASGGTSLQEVTVRAGENPAFRVLRQVRKNRVTNDRKRLLAYECDNYVKTQVSLTHMSERMRRNPLMKKVNEAMSKHDSIIDSDGHKLLPILVSESVSHYYYRDSPQRKREDVRKTRIKGVAVDDAGLSSQLLGGTNLVNQNFYDNYIPILGKDFASPIGDNWRNWYEFFLADTTQIGDHICYEIQFEPKRPEDLAFTGKAWIDTTSFALCQIETSIGSGANLNYVRKLTIEQELEPTMDTVSTSSGTAGWLPTTIRLLADLTGVGKQSLGLRAEVTLRSSNVVVNKPHPALFYEQPIEPSDTVATDNDAYWRAVQGNLAGSDSLNKADKKALQMIENLRAIPAVKTAEGIGQVLVTGFYKLGKVDLGPYPYLFAVNSVEGLRTRIGFRTNDQFSRNWTFRGYVAYGTLDRRFKYGMEADYLFSRQHWTLAGVKVSDDLERLGLTPELIGGNRIFYALSRFGRYRGAYRNMQKELFFRTEPVRGILLTATIGSRTFNPIFPFHYRISPDMGDLSPLKSDIYDTYWSIEARLARKEKYIMDGNERITLGTKRAPVLTIRYTKGLKSLGGNYNYDRLTMRAQQSLRIGPLGRMSYLLSAGFTPSTLPAPLLFPHIGNPTPLLTFNTFNRMQFYEFVSDRFVAIHVQHRFEGLLFNRLPGIRKLNWRLVANVDALWGSQSKANQDIETFKPLPGGMKPIHFGALDGRKPYVEVGYGIDNIFKIIRIQAIHRLTYLDNGPNGIPVKPFALKASASFNF; translated from the coding sequence ATGAAGTCCATAGAGAAACTACTTATACTTTTACTCTCTTGTCTCCTTGTTGTTGCTTCACAACAAGCCAACGCGCAAACGATTTACACCGTTACAGGACTAGTAACGGATGCTCGTACAGGAGAGCCTGTTCCGTTCGCTAGTGTCGCGCTGGTAGGGCGACGGGTAGGTGCCTTGACGGATGAGCAGGGACGGTACGTGATCAAAGCCAAGTTGCTGTCAGATTCGATAGCCGTTAGTTCGCTTGGGTACGTGACGCAACGACAGTTCATTGATCGGGAACGAATGTCGCAGGCAGTTGATGTCAAGCTGGCTTCCGGTGGTACGTCATTGCAGGAAGTAACGGTGCGTGCTGGTGAGAATCCGGCGTTCCGTGTGTTGCGGCAGGTGCGTAAAAACCGCGTTACCAACGACCGAAAACGGTTGCTGGCCTACGAATGCGACAACTACGTTAAAACCCAGGTATCGCTAACGCATATGTCGGAACGGATGCGCCGTAACCCGTTGATGAAAAAGGTCAACGAGGCTATGAGCAAGCACGATTCGATTATCGACAGCGATGGGCACAAACTGCTACCTATATTAGTTTCGGAATCCGTATCGCATTATTACTACCGGGATAGTCCACAGCGCAAACGGGAGGACGTTCGTAAAACGCGCATTAAAGGCGTGGCCGTAGATGATGCCGGACTAAGCTCACAACTGCTGGGTGGAACAAACCTGGTTAATCAGAACTTCTACGATAACTACATCCCCATTCTGGGAAAAGACTTTGCGTCACCTATTGGCGACAACTGGCGGAACTGGTACGAATTTTTCCTGGCGGATACGACCCAGATCGGCGATCATATCTGCTACGAAATTCAGTTTGAACCCAAGCGCCCCGAAGACCTGGCGTTTACGGGTAAAGCCTGGATTGACACGACCTCATTTGCGCTGTGCCAGATCGAAACGAGCATTGGCAGCGGGGCTAACCTGAACTATGTGCGTAAGCTGACGATTGAGCAGGAACTGGAACCAACGATGGATACGGTCTCTACTTCGTCGGGAACCGCAGGCTGGCTGCCTACTACCATTCGACTGTTGGCTGATCTGACAGGAGTTGGTAAGCAGTCGCTTGGGTTGCGCGCTGAGGTTACGCTACGTAGCAGCAATGTCGTTGTCAATAAACCGCATCCGGCTTTGTTCTACGAGCAACCGATTGAGCCGAGCGACACCGTTGCTACGGATAATGACGCTTATTGGCGGGCGGTACAGGGCAATCTTGCCGGGTCGGATTCGCTCAACAAGGCCGACAAGAAAGCGCTCCAGATGATTGAGAACTTAAGAGCCATCCCGGCGGTGAAAACAGCCGAAGGAATCGGACAGGTTCTCGTTACCGGGTTTTACAAGCTGGGTAAGGTCGACTTAGGCCCGTACCCGTATTTGTTTGCTGTCAATTCGGTGGAAGGGTTGCGGACGCGAATCGGTTTTAGAACCAATGATCAGTTTAGCCGCAACTGGACGTTTCGTGGCTACGTAGCTTACGGAACGCTTGATCGTCGGTTTAAGTACGGAATGGAAGCCGACTACCTTTTCTCTCGTCAGCACTGGACATTGGCTGGCGTTAAGGTTTCCGATGATCTGGAACGTTTAGGGCTGACGCCAGAATTGATCGGCGGAAACCGGATCTTCTACGCGTTAAGCCGTTTTGGACGGTACCGGGGCGCTTACAGGAATATGCAAAAAGAATTGTTTTTCCGTACCGAACCCGTTCGTGGCATACTGCTGACCGCTACGATTGGTAGTCGGACATTCAATCCTATATTTCCATTCCATTACCGGATCAGCCCCGACATGGGGGATTTATCACCGCTGAAGTCTGATATTTATGATACTTACTGGTCAATCGAAGCGCGTCTGGCCCGTAAGGAAAAATACATCATGGACGGAAACGAGCGTATCACGCTCGGTACGAAGCGGGCACCGGTTTTAACCATCCGTTACACGAAAGGCCTAAAATCACTGGGTGGTAATTACAATTATGACCGGCTGACCATGCGGGCACAGCAATCGTTGCGCATCGGGCCACTCGGTCGCATGAGCTACCTGCTGTCAGCCGGGTTTACACCGTCAACATTGCCAGCGCCGTTGCTGTTTCCGCACATCGGTAATCCAACTCCTTTGCTGACATTCAATACGTTCAACCGAATGCAGTTCTACGAATTTGTGAGTGATCGATTCGTGGCAATTCACGTACAGCATCGGTTTGAAGGGCTCCTGTTCAATCGACTACCCGGTATCCGGAAACTCAACTGGCGACTGGTTGCCAACGTTGACGCACTCTGGGGAAGTCAATCAAAGGCCAATCAGGACATTGAAACATTTAAGCCATTACCGGGTGGGATGAAACCGATTCATTTTGGCGCGCTCGATGGTAGAAAACCATACGTGGAAGTAGGGTATGGTATCGACAATATTTTCAAAATAATCCGTATTCAGGCAATTCACCGGCTTACTTATCTGGATAATGGTCCCAATGGGATTCCGGTTAAGCCATTTGCCTTGAAGGCGTCCGCGTCCTTCAACTTTTAG